The Solanum dulcamara chromosome 6, daSolDulc1.2, whole genome shotgun sequence genome contains the following window.
ACTTCAGAAGTATTAGTTTAATGTGGAGCAAATATAAATTGATATCCAAGATCCTCACAAAGAGGCTGAAGAAAGTGATTCACAAATTAGTAGATACTTGCATTCTTGAAAGGCTGACACACTAAACATCATGTGCAAATTGGATACTGAAAATGCATATGTCCATGTGAATTGGAGTTATTTTGCTTGGAATTCTCCAGAAGATGGGGTTTGGAGGGAAATGGATTATATGGATAAGATTTTGCATTACCACTGTCAGGTTCTCTGTTCTGATAAATGTTTATCACCTGAAGGTTTTTTTCCTTCTCAAAGAGGTTTGAGACAAGGTGATCCATTATAGCCTCTttgtttattttggttatgaaAGGACTTAACAATATGGTGAAGATTGTCCATAATAATGGTTGGATAAAAGGTTTCAATCTAGCAAAGGAATAAAATGAAAGGGTGGAAGTAACACACTTGCAATATGCTAATGACACACTCATATTTTGTGATGCAATGGAGAGACAGTTGAAGTATTTGAGGattatttttattgtctttGAGGCTATTTTAGGCCTTCACATTAATCGGTGAAAAATGTTTTATTTCCCAATAAATGAAGTGGCTAGGATTCAACAGTTCCGCTAGAATTTTGGGGGGAGAGATAGGTAAGATTTCAACAATTTACTTAAGAAGGCCTTTGTGTGCAAAAAGTAAATCAAGAGATGTATGGAATGATGTCATTGAAAGAGAAAGATATGAAAAAGATTGACTAGATGGAAATCACAGTATACCTATCTATTTGATGTCATTTATTTCCTCTTCCCGCTAATGTAGAGGAAATAATTGATGCTCTTAGGAGGAATTTTTTGTGGCAAGGAGGCAGGGAGGAAAAATCTATCATTTAGTCAAATGGGACACCTTAATTTTGGCTAAGAAAGATGGAGGGCTGGGTATCAGAAATCTGAGAAAGTAGAACAATAGTCTCCTGATGGAATGACTATGTAGACTACCCAAGGAAGAACAATCTTTATGGGATATTGTGATACAAGCTAAGTATGAAAAGGAAGGTTTTTGGTGGACAAAAAAAGTAAACTCTACATATGGCACAAGTTTGTGGAGATCAATCAGGAGCCTAAGGCATGTATTATTTGCAAGAACTAGGAATGAAAGTCTTAAGCAACTATTCCTTGACGTTTATATTTTAAATCACCAAGATTCTACTTCATAGGAAGTGTGGTCAAATCAAGGTTGGAACTTGACCTATAGAGGATTGATGCAAGATTGGGAGCCTAAGGCATGTATTATTTGCAAGAACTAGTTTTAATGTGAAAGATGACAAGAGGATTTTGTTCTGGGAGATAGGCTGCTAGGAATGGAAGTCTTAAGCAACTATTCCTTGACGTTTATATTTTAAATCACCAAGATTCTACTTCATAGGAAGTGTGGTCAAATCAAGGTTGGAACTTGACCTATAGAGGATTGATGCAAGATTGGGAGATGGAAAGATTGGCCAATTTTTATGGCACTCTAGACTAGTGCAAGGGGCTACATGAAGGAGAAGACACTCTAAGATGAAATGTCACTGTAAGGGCATTTTTATGGTAAGCCTGCTTATAAGGACATGAATTAGATGGGTTCTCAGATAAGATTTTTACCTTGGAAGCTTATTTGGAAagtaaaattttcattcaaagTAGCTATTTTCACCTGGTTGGTAGTGAAAGAAGTTGTTTTAACTGAGGAGAATCTACGGAAGAGGGGCAAACATATATGCTCCAGATGTTATTTTTGTGAGTATAATGCAGAGAATTAATTATCTGTTCTTCTTTGTTAAGTGGTTAGCCAGTTTTGGAATCTATTTACCAGCTTTAGAGGCATGAGGTGGACAATGCCAGGAAGAATTAGGGAGGCGCTGACTAGTTGGAATTTTGAGGGCGGTGGTAACACTAACAAAGACAAATGGAAAATTGTCCCAACAGTAATATGGTGGACCATTTGGAAAGAGAGAAACTCTAGGTGTTTTGAAGGCAATAGTAGCTCTCTGCAAAAGTTAAAAATGAATGGTGTAATTTTGGCTTCTAGCACCTGTTGCGGATGTTTTATATAGACAGTTTGTTACCTTgtcaataaataaattaattaaataaacattttttagatgaacaaataatatattttaatgaagGGACAAATAATAAATGttaagttttatttattattaggtatttaaaatatatattttaaataattatatttaataattataaattgataGCTAATATCGTAAAGAGTAATCGGTATTTTCCCACTCATGTGAGTATTGTTTTTAACAAGTATTCCACATATATTCGAAAGCATTTGAAAAATCATCCAATTTCATGATAACAAAGTAATAACTTGGCCAAACGAATTCGGAAAAACATCCAATTTTATGCTGACCAAGTAAAACTTGGCCAAAGAAATAATccaaaatttttgaaattgtttTTAACAAGTATTCCATTCATATTTGAAATGTaagacataatatatatttgaaaaatcatCTGGTAATTACACAATGTATTTACCAGACCTTGAGAATTAGAGTGTAATTGCTCCCTCTCAAATACATACAATTTCATGCTGACTAAGTAATTACTTGGCCAAACAAGCAATCTTAAATTGTGTAATTACACCCAAATCTAGTTATAGGgtgtataaaaaaaatcattttgacAAGGAACTCAAATGCAGTGAATACAAGATAAATAGTCTATACCACAGAATTAAAATGAAGACAGAAATAAATAATACTTGAAATTTGAGAGTTGAATTGTTTCAGCTATGTGCTTATTGTTTCTTACACTTCTACTGCTATACTTCTACAATAAACCCAGTGTAATCGCACGAGTGGGGTATGGAGAGGGTGGAgcatacgcagaccttactcctacatCATGGAGGTAGCGaagttgtttccgaaagaccatCGGTTCAAGTAACACAAAATTATGCCTAGTATATGAAAGAGTGAAAACCTTATATTTGATACTATTCAGATTAAAAGGAAAATAGTTTTCACTTCCTTATCTTCATGCTTTTTGCGTTGCCAATTTCCTACTGGATTTCCATTGCTTGATTGCATTCTCATTGAGGCCATTATCTCTTTTGGGTGTAAGGTTTTAGTTCACGTCAATTTTTAATGCTATATCTTTCTGTATATCATAGTTAAGCTGAAATTTAGCTCCATTTGTAGTTTTGTGATTTGTTTAGAGGAGTACTTGAATGAAgcaaagtttgaattttttttaaaaaaagactaAATAGAGATGTATCATACTCTGTGTTGCCTAGAATCAGCATTGTTAGTTGTGACATTCTGTGAAGAAAACACTTGTTGAacttatttgatatttattctCTTGCATAAAAATTGTGCAGTGTGGTTCTCCATTGAGGAATTCTGTTTGAACTATTTTTTGGTATCCTCCTTCAGGTTAACAGAATCAGAGAACTCCCGCAGAACAAAAACATAGTGGCAACCCATACTGATGGTCCTGAAGTAAGTGCTCTCTTTTTGTAAGGTGTTTTGTGGAAGTCTTTGTAAAGCTACTGGACATTTTTCTAATTTAGGcatatcaatattttttaattggTACGAGTTTGTTATATCCATCTAGGTTCTCATTTGGGACATTGAAGCTCAGCCTAACAAGCATGCTGTCTATGGTGCTGCTGCTTCGCGTCCAGATCTGGTCTGTGTACTTTCTCTCTTAGATCTTTTTGATTGGTCTATAGTTCGGGTTATCTTCATCTTACCTCTTTGGTGGATTTCATAACTTTTTGCTTGTGGAATGTGCTCTAATATTTGATCCCAGTGCCTGTCCACTGGCACCAGTAATATGATTTGGCATCTTAAGCTATAGATCAACCTTTTTAAGCAAACATTAAATGCCTTTACAGGTATTAAGTGGACATCAGGATAATGCAGAATTTGCTCTGGCTCTGTCCCCCATGGAACCCTTTGTCCTCTCTGGAGGTTTGAAGTTCTCTCGTTTTTTAGATGTCtaattctcaaaatattttctcatCTAGTTATATTTCAGAATCTGGTACTTGTGTTGCCCATCATATGTACCAAATTGGACTTCATCTGATCagatacattttttttatgtaaggTTCATAAAAGCTACTTGTTCTAGTAGTATTGAGAATCATATTATGAACTTTTGGTCTGATGTTGCATCCCCTAAGATGCTGTCTGGAACTTAATATCATAATTCAGTGGGTGTTAGTGATTTAGCCACTTCTGGTATCTCCTCATTAGAGGTAACTTTCTGTCAGGAAAGGACAAAACTGTTGTCTTGTGGAGCATTCAAGACCACATTTCAACATTGGCAGCAGATGCACCCAAGTCTGCAGGACCAGGTGGCTCTATAATTAAGTCTGCTGATAATCCTTCTATTGGACCACGTGGTATCTTCCATGGCCATGAGGATACTGTTGAAGATGTTCAGTTTTGCCCTTCAAGGTAATGTCAACTTGAATGTCTTAATTTCTTTGCTGGATCCCGTGGGAGGTTTGTCTGGGTGGAGTGAGGCTTACAAGTTAGCCTCAGGTTACTAGAGTTTCTGCTGGTAAATTCTTCTTATTTCCCTTGGTTCTTCTTTGGCAATCATCCACTTCTACTTAGTTATCATCCAGGGAGAGAAATGTTAAGATATTGTCTTATTCCCTGAGCTCCACCTGTTGCTTCCCAATTGCTTCGTCTTCATGTTCTTGCTACAACCTCCTTGGTCCCCTTTGGATTATGTAGTTTAAAAAAGTGATATACTTATGTTTGCATTGAACAGTTGTGCTTTGATGTTTAAGTTTCTCTGTCTGATGTTTTTGTGGAATATTCCGGAGCCACTGACAAGAACAAAGATAAGCTACGATTCTGCTGTCAATGTACTTCAACATTTTGTTCTTGACACAACTTCTGATTCCTGTGATATCCTTAGCAGAAAGGGTGAATAAGCATTGGATGTGCGAGATTAACATGTTTTGAAGTATCTGATTAGTCTTCTGAAACTGACATTTTATTTTAACCTTCATAAAGTTCACAGGAATTCTGTAGTGTTGGTGATGATTCATGCCTCATATTATGGGATGCTCGAGTTGGTAACAATCCTGTTGTAAAGGTCTGGTGAttactttattgattttttaatgGAAAATTCATCTTTGAAGGAGATTGTTAATGATATAGAAATAGGTAGGATATCATGAGCCAAACCTGCTATAAATGTGCAACTCATCTCAGGTTTCTGAAGATATATCTTTAATGcaatttcttctctttttttttttgataaagatcTTGAATGCAATTCTGATGGTCAAATGATGATTTCTTGAACATATGTTAAAACATAAGCCAATTATCTTTGTAACAAAATTTCTACCTTTTGACATATTTACCTTTTCCCAGATAGCATGTGTTAGCTTATTGCAATTCTAATGGTCAAATAATGATTTCTTGAACATATGTTAAAACATAGGCCTATTATCTTCATACCAATATAGCTACCTTTTGAGCATGACCATGTTCAGCTTTTCCTAGATATTCATGTGTTATTGGCGTCATCATCTGTAACTGATTTTGTCTCATTCTAGCACCAATATGGTGTCTTGTCCCAAATATAGTTCTCATCTATCATATTGCCATTTCTATTAAGGTGTTTCAAGGTATTCTTGATTGTCGAATTTCAGTCGATAATCCTTCGTAAGTGACATCTGAAAAACCTGATGGGATACTGGTCTTCGCTGCTTTTACAGGTTGAGAAAGCGCATGATGCTGATCTTCATTGTGTCGACTGGAATCCTCACAATGACAATCTTATCATAACCGGGTATGATGTTATATAGCATtcgaattatataaattaagagGAAACTGTGCGTaaccccccaccccaccccacccaaaaaaaaaagaaaaaagaagactAGTCATGTAAGGGCCTGTTAATGGGGTGTGCTGCTGCAaatgtcttttctttttcttgtgaATGACAAATTTTCCATTACTGGTATGTTATATCATGAATTCGTATAATATCACTCATCAGCGGGTCATGTAGGTGCACATGGCTGCTTGggccttttttttccttccatgTAGTTTATCTTGTAACAGATCTCATACCTAGCGTGGTGTCACTCAGGTCCGCTGATAATTCGGTACGCTTGTTTGACCGGCGAAATTTGACTTCAGATGGGGTTGGATCACCAGTACATGTGTTTGAGCATCACACCGCCGCAGTTCTCTGTGTTCAGGTGTTTCATTTGCTGTGTTCTGTTCATCAGTgaaattatgtttattgataTCTCTGCATTAGATTGCTGTTAACTGATGACTTTTCCTTTACAGTGGTGTCCGGATAGGTCTTCGGTGTTTGGGAGCTCTGCAGAGGATGGTCTCTTAAATATTTGGGACTATGAGAAGGTATAGATACTCCTGTCCTTGGCACTTCCTCAGACTTGTCTCTCCCTTTATCCCTTTTCTCATGTGTTATTCCACCAGTTCGAAGTAATACAATTCTTCTGGGAGTCCAGCTTCTTAAAGGTTTTTTATTTGTAAATGCTGCTGTATGATCTTCATCTTCTGTGACAACGCTAGTCTTTGGATAGCGAAGTGTTTGTCTGCAAAAGATACATGATAACTGTAACTTGTGAAGTGATCTTACATTCTGCAATGCAAAAGGGAGGTGAGAGTGGAGACATTTTAAAATGTTAGATGGCTTCTTTAATTCCAGTTAATACCTTTCtcagaaaaagaaggaaaatgaaATCTGCTCATGATATGCTCTACAAATATACTTATACAGAGATTGTCACTtttcaaatttattattttgttgggCCTTTGATGCTTTATCGTATAAAGACAATGATTCTTTAGTCTAAAATGTTCCAAGTTTGAAAAATTCCTTCTTGGCCAGTGGGGCCCGGATGTTGGTACTATGAATTATTACGTATTTATTAATAGTGGGTATCTGGATGTGTAAAATGTAATTTGTTAACTTTTGAGTGAATGTAACCTTAGGCAAGTATACCGTTTAAAGGTGCACATTCAAATAAAGCAGACCAACGATGAATTGAGTTGTGTtctatattcatttattcatagCCAAGTAGTTCTCCTTATAGTTTTGGTTAATTTTCTTGACAGGTTGGTGAAACAAAAGATACTGAAGTTACATctgatgatgaagaagatgattcTCCTCCAGGCTTGTTTTTTCAGCATGCTGGCCACAGGTTAGAACCTTTACACTGGGTTGCTGCTTCTAGGCTTTGTTTCTTTTTCCCTATTGTACTTGAAACAAAACAGAGACTATAAATCAATCTACCTAgtctatttatttttgttttgtattctaatttattttctttcttctaagGAGGGGGTAGTGATAAATTTCTTCAGTTTGATGGCACTTAGTTTTGGGTCATGGTGGGGGACAAATGAAGCAATGAGTACCAACTGCATACTACTATATATTGGCAACTGAATTTTTTGGGTTTGACCCAGGGATAAAATTGTGGACTTTCACTGGAATGCATCAGATCCATGGACTATTGTTAGTGTATCTGATGATGCGGAGACCTCTGGTGGAGGCGGCACATTACAGGTTCATAATTATTTCAGTTGCTGCCATTTTTAGTATGATTTAATTTGCCTCTAATTATTAGATTGGATTCTACAGATATGGCgcatgattgatatgttgtacCGGC
Protein-coding sequences here:
- the LOC129893522 gene encoding WD-40 repeat-containing protein MSI4-like encodes the protein METPSSQPKRRGRPKGSSTKSKDEKEKELHSTGRMRGSVDKRAAAIDEQYVQWKSLVPVLYDWFANHNLVWPSLSCRWGPVVEQGSLKNRQRLYLSEQTDKSVPNTLIIANCDVVKPRVAAENHIANFNEEARSPFVKKYKTIIHPGEVNRIRELPQNKNIVATHTDGPEVLIWDIEAQPNKHAVYGAAASRPDLVLSGHQDNAEFALALSPMEPFVLSGGKDKTVVLWSIQDHISTLAADAPKSAGPGGSIIKSADNPSIGPRGIFHGHEDTVEDVQFCPSSSQEFCSVGDDSCLILWDARVGNNPVVKVEKAHDADLHCVDWNPHNDNLIITGSADNSVRLFDRRNLTSDGVGSPVHVFEHHTAAVLCVQWCPDRSSVFGSSAEDGLLNIWDYEKVGETKDTEVTSDDEEDDSPPGLFFQHAGHRDKIVDFHWNASDPWTIVSVSDDAETSGGGGTLQIWRMIDMLYRPEEEVLNEMQQFKDHVSKCVPKSKG